A portion of the Mesoplasma entomophilum genome contains these proteins:
- a CDS encoding Nif3-like dinuclear metal center hexameric protein, which translates to MKLTKLIKYLDKKFPSSKAYEWDNVGIQKFNRKVVDLDKEILNVLITMDLNKMSLDRIKNNKIDFIITRHPFIFNDLNKEKENPFKKELIKFLTKQNIYVFSIHTNYDICGYNAFVEELSKQFSIKKAKFPLLHKEYLEVNLSKEITNNELIESLKKIFNTKTIQINNNDQFKTSKFFINQGSGASSIVSKQIKDSVFITGEAKWSDWIYANDNNVTLIVVGHYMENYFINDIEARLSNNFKDLKIEKIDIKEQYYVK; encoded by the coding sequence ATGAAATTGACAAAATTAATTAAATATTTAGATAAAAAATTCCCTAGTAGTAAAGCTTATGAGTGAGATAATGTAGGAATTCAAAAATTTAATAGAAAAGTCGTAGATTTAGATAAAGAAATTTTGAATGTATTAATAACAATGGATTTAAACAAAATGTCTCTTGATAGAATTAAAAACAATAAAATTGATTTTATTATTACAAGACATCCGTTTATTTTTAATGATTTAAATAAGGAAAAGGAAAATCCTTTTAAAAAAGAATTAATCAAATTTTTAACAAAGCAAAATATATATGTATTTTCAATTCATACAAATTATGATATTTGTGGATACAATGCTTTTGTTGAAGAACTTTCAAAGCAATTTAGTATTAAAAAAGCAAAATTCCCATTATTGCATAAAGAATACCTAGAAGTTAATTTAAGTAAAGAAATAACTAATAATGAATTAATTGAAAGCTTAAAAAAGATTTTTAATACTAAAACAATTCAAATAAACAACAATGATCAATTTAAAACATCTAAGTTTTTTATTAATCAAGGAAGTGGAGCTAGTTCAATAGTTTCAAAGCAAATAAAAGATTCTGTTTTTATAACAGGAGAGGCTAAATGAAGTGATTGAATTTATGCAAATGATAATAATGTTACACTAATTGTTGTAGGACATTATATGGAAAACTATTTCATTAACGATATTGAAGCAAGACTATCAAATAATTTTAAGGATTTAAAAATAGAGAAAATAGATATAAAGGAACAATACTATGTCAAATAA